A portion of the Caenorhabditis elegans chromosome III genome contains these proteins:
- the affl-1 gene encoding AFF-Like homolog (Confirmed by transcript evidence;~Product from WormBase gene class affl): MKSGKPKLPHTSRSLSPVGCLRTRRMLEEMAGLVGTKPLSQLPRRFEDLQDDSTATSPSSDRWNWMEDEKSSYESLSLTPFSSVSPNTSKKSATGLETPKSAGNLHSQDRNLSCSKPKITPVWKAPSAFLKPWSPRKRFSSVETNPGTPRIYLPPPPRPPPVPPLSPPERPDIPHARVLPQRQKPTPKPDKEIRITVGFGEQVDLEPTFICKWNHARLRVAQEVPVPDLSQASEEEFYTNLAKEWKCQATLPNTNPIVRRLKFMISNVFYVLGAIARNDRKQTPASRQQLVEFYNDTYTMLKEALNQSVKDIITDTLAAHIFPRVKLISLVMLSVMQYRMYLIRSENTFKQMTRLESKEVAGFIENDLTAHGALEPLVVSVSSDVEWVSEVQKCQKFVAMPELVYQTYKSQFKSANKLFLASTHWEDFKVLLEYIDAGNFIKDIESVCKKPIAMDIPFENLATFVLTAVGSLMEEYEKEQKLPVKPVLEEVQMRFNLAKQFGAALESN, from the exons TTGAGCCCCGTGGGTTGTCTCCGTACCCGTAGAATGCTTGAAGAAATGGCCGGCCTCGTGGGAACTAAACCATTGAGCCAGCTTCCTCGAAGATTTGAGGACCTACAAGATGATTCAACGGCTACCTCACCATCCTCTGACAGGTGGAATTGGATGGAAGATGAGAAGTCTAGTTATG aaagcctCTCACTGACTCCATTCTCCTCTGTTTCCCCCAATACCAGTAAGAAGTCTGCAACAGG ACTTGAAACTCCAAAGTCTGCTGGAAACCTACACAGCCAAGATAGGAATTTGTCGTGCTCAAAACCCAAGATAACTCCGGTATGGAAAGCCCCATCGGCTTTCCTCAAACCATGGAGTCCTAGAAAGAGATTCTCGTCTGTAGAGACTAATCCAGGGACGCCAAGGATTTATCTACCACCTCCACCTCGGCCACCACCCGTTCCTCCACTTTCTCCACCGGAGAGACCCGATATACCTCATGCAAGGGTCCTTCCACAGCGACAGAAACCGACGCCGAAACCGGACAAAGAAATTAGGATTACTGTTGGGTTTGGGGAGCAAGTGGATCTTGAGCCAACATTTATTTGTAAGTGGAACCATGCAAGATTGAGAGTTGCACAGGAAGTTCCAGTCCCCG ACCTTTCCCAAGCCTCCGAAGAAGAGTTCTACACTAATCTGGCCAAAGAATGGAAGTGTCAAGCCACTCTGCCCAACACGAATCCAATCGTTCGACGTCTGAAGTTTATGATTTCCAACGTTTTCTATGTTCTTGGAGCCATTGCACGGAATGACAGAAAACAGACGCCAGCTTCAAGACAACAACTCGTTGAATTTTACAACGATACTTACACCATGCTGAA ggaGGCCCTGAACCAAAGCGTCAAGGACATCATTACCGATACCCTCGCAGCTCACATCTTTCCACGTGTCAAACTCATCTCCCTAGTTATGTTGTCAGTTATGCAGTACCGCATGTACCTTATCAGATCTGAG AACACTTTCAAACAAATGACACGGCTGGAATCAAAAGAAGTCGCGGGATTCATTGAGAATGACCTGACAGCACATGGAGCTCTTGAACCACTAGTTGTCTCAGTAAGCTCGGATGTAGAATGGGTCTctgaagttcaaaaatgtcagaaattc GTCGCCATGCCAGAACTTGTGTACCAAACCTACAAATCCCAATTCAAATCAGCGAACAAACTGTTTTTGGCCAGCACACACTGGGAGGACTTCAAGGTTTTATTGGAGTATATTGATGCCGGCAATTTTATTAAGGA catcGAGTCGGTTTGCAAAAAGCCCATCGCAATGGATATACCCTTCGAGAATCTTGCCACTTTTGTGCTCACCGCAGTTGGAAGCCTAATGGAAGAATATGAAAAGGAGCAGAAGCTTCCGGTGAAGCCTGTTCTGGAAGAAGTCCAAATGCGTTTCAATTTGGCAAAGCAATTTGGAGCTGCACTGGAGTCCAATTAA